The following are from one region of the Ischnura elegans chromosome 12, ioIscEleg1.1, whole genome shotgun sequence genome:
- the LOC124169648 gene encoding trypsin-1-like, which translates to MAITAAHCTDGASADELSVRAGSSEVNSGGSIHQVTKIQQHPGFDISVLDGDISILEVNPPFEFGTGVQPIALPASDMDVAVGSNADVSGWGTTTEGGSLPDHLRHVIVKVVDQKECNQAYGSITDTMICAGAPGKDSCQGDSGGPLVEDGKLVGIVSFGYGCAEPGYPGVYTRVTALRDWIKQEVGL; encoded by the exons ATGGCCATCACTGCTGCCCACTGTACCGATGG GGCCTCCGCTGACGAACTGTCCGTGAGGGCTGGGAGCTCCGAAGTTAACTCTGGCGGTAGCATCCACCAGGTCACCAAGATCCAGCAACACCCTGGATTCGATATCAGCGTTCTCGATGGAGACATTTCAATCCTGGAG gTGAACCCACCATTCGAGTTCGGCACAGGAGTCCAACCCATTGCTCTTCCAGCCAGCGATATGGACGTGGCTGTTGGATCAAACGCAGACGTTTCGGGATGGGGAACTACCACG GAGGGAGGAAGCCTACCGGACCATCTTAGACATGTCATCGTCAAAGTTGTTGATCAGAAGGAGTGTAACCAGGCCTATGGATCCATCACAGACACCATGATCTGTGCCGGTGCTCCAGGAAAGGACTCCTGCCAG GGAGACTCTGGTGGCCCACTCGTTGAAGATGGCAAGCTCGTCGGAATCGTCTCCTTCGGCTACGGCTGCGCTGAGCCCGGATACCCAGGCGTCTACACCAGGGTGACCGCTCTCCGTGACTGGATCAAGCAGGAGGTCGGCCTGTAG